The proteins below are encoded in one region of Callospermophilus lateralis isolate mCalLat2 chromosome 9, mCalLat2.hap1, whole genome shotgun sequence:
- the Atp5mc3 gene encoding ATP synthase F(0) complex subunit C3, mitochondrial, with protein sequence MFACAKLACTPALIRAGSRVAYRPISVSVLSRPETRPGKGSTVFNEAQNGERQLIRREFQTSVISRDIDTAAKFIGAGAATVGVAGSGAGIGTVFGSLIIGYARNPSLKQQLFSYAILGFALSEAMGLFCLMVAFLILFAM encoded by the exons ATGTTCGCCTGCGCCAAGCTCGCCTGCACCCCCGCTCTG ATCCGAGCTGGATCCAGAGTTGCTTACAGACCAATTTCTGTATCAGTGTTATCTCGACCAGAGACTAGACCTGGAAAG GGCTCTACAGTTTTTAATGAGGCCCAGAATGGTGAACGTCAGCTAATCCGAAGGGAGTTTCAGACCAGTGTAATCAGCAGAGACATTGATACTGCTGCCAAATTTATTGGTGCAGGTGCTGCAACAGTAGGAGTGGCTGGTTCTGGTGCTGGTATTGGAACAGTCTTTGGCAGCCTTATCATTGGTTATGCCAG AAATCCTTCGCTGAAGCAGCAGCTGTTCTCCTATGCTATCCTGGGATTTGCCTTGTCTGAAGCTATGGGTCTCTTTTGTTTGATGGTCGCTTTCTTGATCTTGTTTGCCATGTAA